GGGCTTCGGGTGGGAATTCAACAGTGAAACAACCTCGGATAAATTATCAAATTCGAGCAGCGGAAGGATGGGACCAAAGATTTCTTCCTGCATAACCGGATGCTCCCAGGAAGGATCTTCGACCAGAGTTGGCGCGATATAAAGGTCCTGCGGGTCACTTTGACCGCCGAATACGATCCGACTGCCGTTCAGCAAACCAACCAATCGATCGAAATGGCGCCGGTTGATAATTCGGGCATAATCCGTGCTTTTATGGGGGTTGTTTCCATAAAACTGGCGCACGTATTTTTTAATGAGCTCCCGCAGTTTTTGGCTGCTGGATGTGTGCACAAGCAGATAATCCGGCGCAATACATGTTTGTCCGGCATTGAGAAATTTGCCGAAAACAATCCGGCGGGCGGCCTGATCGATATTGACATCCTGATCGACAATACAGGGGCTTTTGCCCCCCAACTCAAGGGTGACAGGAGTCAGATGCCTGGCAGCTGCGGTCATCACCAATTTGCCGACAGCAGCGCTGCCGGTAAAAAAGATATAATCGAAACGCTCTTCAAGCAACGCTTGACCCGTCTGGGCATCACCCTCGATGACGGCAATATAGTTATCATCAAAGTGAGAAGAGATGATTTCAGAAATTATGGCAGCTGTGTGGGGCGCATATTCAGATGGTTTAATGACACTGCAATTGCCGGCTGCAATAGACCCGATCAATGGCGCCAGTGACAGCTGCAACGGGTAGTTCCAGGAGGCAATGATCAAGGCGATC
The sequence above is drawn from the Desulfobacterales bacterium genome and encodes:
- a CDS encoding aldehyde dehydrogenase; this translates as MIDIPKILAAQKQFFQSGRTKDLQFRLKNLARLKEAIIQNEDAILKALNQDLSKSGYEGYLSEVGFILNEIRLVSRKLNSWARPRRVKTPFVLWVASSRIYVEPYGIALIIASWNYPLQLSLAPLIGSIAAGNCSVIKPSEYAPHTAAIISEIISSHFDDNYIAVIEGDAQTGQALLEERFDYIFFTGSAAVGKLVMTAAARHLTPVTLELGGKSPCIVDQDVNIDQAARRIVFGKFLNAGQTCIAPDYLLVHTSSSQKLRELIKKYVRQFYGNNPHKSTDYARIINRRHFDRLVGLLNGSRIVFGGQSDPQDLYIAPTLVEDPSWEHPVMQEEIFGPILPLLEFDNLSEVVSLLNSHPKPLALYIFSNQPQNCQQVIDAVSFGTGCINDTVIQAGNAHLPFGGVGNSGMGCYHGKASFDTFSHHKSIMKKSFTYEPPLRYPPYKNKLSILKKILR